The following are encoded in a window of Catellicoccus marimammalium M35/04/3 genomic DNA:
- the ruvA gene encoding Holliday junction branch migration protein RuvA — translation MYEYIKGTVTMITPGYIVVETQGIGYKILVPNPYSFHQEEAVQIYIEMIVREDSHTLYGFLQKEEKEIFQALLQVSGIGPKSALAIMAFGDLNGLVAALEEENITYLTRFPGVGKKTAQQMILDLNGKLLPKEEVKAPVSASPVVEEATSALQALGYSEKEVARVMKKMKDETFTDVQACISQALRLMVER, via the coding sequence TCCTGGGTATATCGTTGTTGAAACTCAAGGGATTGGCTATAAAATTTTAGTCCCAAATCCGTATTCTTTTCATCAAGAAGAAGCAGTACAAATCTATATTGAGATGATTGTGCGTGAAGACAGCCATACGCTTTATGGCTTTTTACAAAAAGAAGAAAAAGAAATTTTCCAAGCTTTATTACAAGTATCAGGAATTGGGCCCAAAAGTGCCTTAGCGATTATGGCTTTTGGGGATTTAAATGGATTAGTCGCTGCCTTGGAAGAAGAAAATATTACTTATTTGACCCGTTTCCCAGGAGTAGGTAAAAAAACAGCCCAACAAATGATTTTAGACTTGAATGGCAAGTTATTACCAAAAGAAGAAGTTAAAGCACCGGTCAGTGCTTCTCCTGTAGTAGAAGAAGCAACGAGTGCGTTACAAGCTTTGGGATATAGTGAAAAAGAAGTGGCTCGTGTAATGAAGAAAATGAAGGATGAGACGTTTACTGATGTTCAAGCTTGCATCAGTCAAGCGCTTCGTTTAATGGTTGAACGCTAA
- the queA gene encoding tRNA preQ1(34) S-adenosylmethionine ribosyltransferase-isomerase QueA, whose product MTLTTEDFDFYLPDELIAQTPLENRDQSRMLVLDPNTGAVEDKHFYDIIDELNPGDALVMNDTRVLPARLHGVKTETGGHLEVLLLHNTEGNVWETLVKPARRAKVGTKIDFGDGLLQATVVEELEHGGRMIEFSYDGVFLEILEQLGEMPLPPYIKERLEEQDRYQTVYAKENGSAAAPTAGLHYTPELMQKIEEKGVKIVYVTLHVGLGTFRPVSVDQLEDHEMHSEFYRLTPEAAQTLNEVRDAGGKIVAVGTTSIRTLETIGTKFNGEIKPDSGWTNIFIYPGYEFKVVDAFNTNFHLPKSTLVMLVSAFAGRENVLHAYQHAVEEGYRFFSFGDAMFVRPKKK is encoded by the coding sequence ATGACATTAACAACAGAAGATTTTGATTTTTATTTACCCGATGAATTGATTGCTCAAACTCCTTTAGAAAATCGTGACCAATCAAGAATGCTTGTATTAGACCCAAATACAGGGGCAGTAGAAGATAAGCATTTTTATGACATCATCGATGAGTTAAATCCTGGGGATGCTTTAGTAATGAATGACACTCGTGTGTTACCTGCTCGTTTACATGGAGTAAAAACAGAAACTGGTGGACATCTAGAGGTTTTATTATTACATAATACAGAAGGCAATGTTTGGGAAACTTTGGTGAAACCTGCGCGTCGTGCAAAAGTTGGAACAAAGATTGACTTTGGAGATGGTCTATTACAAGCTACTGTCGTAGAAGAATTAGAACATGGTGGACGCATGATTGAATTTTCTTATGATGGCGTCTTTTTAGAAATTTTAGAACAATTAGGAGAAATGCCTTTACCTCCTTACATTAAAGAACGTCTAGAAGAACAAGACCGTTACCAAACGGTGTATGCGAAAGAAAATGGTTCTGCTGCAGCACCGACAGCAGGATTACATTATACGCCAGAATTAATGCAAAAAATTGAAGAAAAAGGTGTAAAAATCGTTTATGTAACCTTGCATGTAGGTCTTGGTACTTTCCGTCCTGTCAGTGTCGATCAGTTAGAAGACCATGAAATGCATAGCGAATTTTATCGTTTGACACCAGAAGCAGCACAAACCTTAAATGAAGTACGCGATGCAGGAGGAAAAATTGTCGCTGTAGGAACGACATCCATCCGTACGTTAGAAACGATTGGGACAAAATTTAATGGTGAAATTAAGCCAGATAGTGGGTGGACTAATATCTTTATTTATCCAGGATATGAATTTAAAGTAGTAGATGCATTTAATACTAATTTCCATTTACCAAAATCAACATTGGTAATGCTAGTAAGTGCATTTGCTGGGCGAGAAAATGTATTACATGCTTACCAACATGCGGTAGAAGAAGGATATCGTTTCTTTAGTTTTGGTGATGCGATGTTCGTCCGCCCAAAGAAAAAATAA
- the smc gene encoding chromosome segregation protein SMC: MYLKRIEMTGFKSFADRTVLELQKGLTAIVGPNGSGKSNIVEAIRWTLGEPNARELRSEKMTDVIFGGSKQRRAKNFAQVQLVFAEEEQPEEEIVIARSVQRNGDSRYEMNQQSCRRKDIQRFFQQHGMGRESLSIISQGKIEEILDEKPVQRRKIIEEVAGIRHYQEEQKKAEQKLKETDQHLERLADILYELEKQRSPLEKAATKAQTAKEWQEKKEVLEKELLAWKVQTTKKDLEQLTKQGQKEVRAFQELEEKLDAIQKERVQKEAQYQQAKFDQEAQQQEFQQFQQQWNQWQTSYEVEKERTKQQLARKEEYEAQKEEIATQLEENLAQEKAQKKDYQQQKADLTKQAQKEKEWLAQYTTEKEKAQALKEDQQEQYFALLQEKTKWQNQLQEIEKEAQKAEFQKEKREEQKNAYRKSLQQLEKEAERQVIQQKTWEEELQTYKENQVQFLKEKETQQQQQKEAQKQLAYWEKEKVKNTTALESMQKAYQEQTSYHQGVRTVLAQDWEGIYGVVGQLAEVDPMYQTALEVALGAQTQHIVVENEAVAKQAIQFLYEKKKGRATFIPLSVIRPRQFPKKEYEKIALMDGFIGLASELLQFAPEYEVLSAYLVGQIVIAKDWDHALLIAKALRYQYKVVTCKGEIVQTGGALTGGRQRKEAHLLAEKNQMKAYKEAIQQAEEKVLDYQHLQEEGLKQAEENERVMQENEANLRQVQFFLTEEERQKEQREKEIQEIKTELYLLGKEATQQIDWQKEAKEAKEKVQQLEQEVQQCLQAMERQKVEWEKVQEALQKTQEKWSQQQLLVVQCRQEVKQKEKDLQQQQEQITRLRQQQALWEQRLQELSFATKTETEWQKEKAAYEAQSQAWQEKIQQQKTMIVTLEKTCHQLLQTHQELQLQQQNEDFALGKRVEEKKAMEEELQTVLSYIQKQYQCSAEVVQQTWKQPHDVKAAKEEYEALQRSLVQLGSVDTEAYDRFLEVEERYQFMNEQKNDLVTAKEQLLETMRLLEEEMKHKFIVTFEKVNAKFQELFPKMFHGGRAQLILTEPNQPLETGLDLVVEPKGKKEKHLRLLSGGERALTAITLLLATIQVRPVPFCVLDEVEAALDEANVRRFALYLQNFCQEEQFLMITHRKGTMEVAQDLYGISMNQEGCSQVLSVRLGEKNETMYHD; this comes from the coding sequence TTGTATTTAAAACGCATTGAAATGACTGGGTTTAAGTCGTTTGCTGACCGTACGGTGCTAGAACTACAAAAAGGATTGACTGCCATTGTAGGTCCCAATGGAAGTGGGAAAAGTAACATTGTTGAAGCGATTCGTTGGACATTAGGAGAACCAAACGCTCGAGAATTGCGAAGTGAAAAAATGACCGATGTCATCTTTGGCGGCTCGAAACAACGACGAGCTAAAAACTTTGCTCAAGTACAATTAGTCTTTGCCGAAGAAGAACAACCAGAAGAAGAAATTGTCATTGCTCGTAGTGTACAACGAAATGGAGACAGTCGCTATGAGATGAATCAACAAAGTTGTCGCCGAAAAGATATTCAACGCTTTTTCCAACAACATGGAATGGGAAGAGAAAGTCTATCCATTATTTCTCAAGGAAAGATTGAAGAGATCTTAGATGAAAAACCAGTGCAACGAAGAAAAATTATTGAAGAAGTTGCAGGGATTCGTCACTATCAAGAAGAGCAAAAAAAAGCAGAACAAAAATTAAAGGAAACCGATCAACATTTAGAACGTCTAGCAGATATTCTTTATGAATTAGAAAAACAACGTTCTCCTTTAGAAAAAGCAGCTACAAAAGCTCAAACGGCAAAAGAATGGCAAGAGAAAAAAGAAGTCTTAGAAAAAGAATTGTTAGCGTGGAAAGTACAGACGACAAAAAAAGACCTAGAGCAATTAACAAAACAAGGTCAAAAAGAAGTTCGTGCTTTTCAAGAGCTAGAAGAAAAGTTGGATGCGATTCAAAAAGAACGAGTGCAAAAAGAGGCGCAATACCAACAAGCTAAATTCGATCAAGAAGCTCAGCAACAAGAATTCCAACAATTCCAACAACAATGGAATCAGTGGCAAACTTCTTATGAGGTAGAAAAAGAGCGAACAAAACAACAATTAGCAAGAAAAGAAGAATATGAAGCACAAAAAGAAGAAATCGCTACACAATTAGAAGAAAATCTGGCTCAAGAAAAAGCGCAAAAAAAAGACTATCAACAACAAAAAGCCGATTTAACCAAGCAAGCACAAAAAGAAAAAGAATGGTTGGCACAATATACTACAGAAAAAGAAAAAGCTCAGGCATTAAAAGAAGATCAACAAGAACAATACTTTGCTTTATTGCAAGAAAAAACAAAGTGGCAAAATCAATTACAAGAAATTGAAAAAGAAGCGCAAAAAGCTGAGTTTCAAAAAGAAAAACGTGAAGAACAAAAGAACGCGTATCGCAAGTCTTTACAACAACTAGAAAAAGAAGCAGAAAGACAAGTGATACAACAAAAAACTTGGGAAGAAGAATTACAAACTTATAAAGAAAACCAAGTTCAATTTTTAAAAGAAAAAGAAACGCAACAACAGCAACAAAAAGAAGCTCAGAAACAATTGGCTTATTGGGAAAAAGAAAAGGTAAAAAATACTACTGCCTTAGAATCCATGCAAAAAGCCTATCAAGAACAAACAAGTTACCATCAAGGGGTACGTACGGTATTAGCCCAAGACTGGGAAGGGATTTATGGAGTTGTTGGTCAATTAGCTGAAGTAGATCCTATGTATCAGACTGCTTTAGAAGTAGCTTTAGGGGCACAAACTCAACACATTGTAGTTGAAAATGAAGCGGTAGCGAAACAAGCGATTCAATTTCTTTATGAAAAGAAAAAAGGGAGAGCAACTTTTATTCCCTTAAGTGTCATCCGTCCACGTCAATTTCCTAAAAAAGAATATGAAAAAATTGCTTTGATGGATGGCTTTATTGGTCTAGCTAGTGAGTTATTACAATTTGCTCCTGAATATGAGGTGTTAAGTGCTTATTTAGTTGGGCAAATTGTCATTGCTAAAGATTGGGACCATGCGCTTTTGATTGCTAAAGCACTGCGTTACCAATATAAAGTTGTGACTTGCAAAGGAGAAATTGTCCAAACCGGAGGTGCATTGACCGGAGGACGTCAACGGAAAGAAGCACATCTTTTAGCTGAAAAAAATCAAATGAAGGCCTACAAAGAGGCGATTCAACAAGCAGAAGAAAAAGTGTTGGACTATCAACACTTGCAAGAAGAAGGACTAAAACAGGCCGAAGAAAATGAGCGAGTGATGCAAGAAAATGAAGCGAATCTGCGTCAAGTTCAATTTTTCTTAACAGAAGAAGAACGACAAAAAGAGCAAAGAGAAAAAGAAATCCAAGAGATAAAAACTGAGCTTTATTTACTAGGCAAAGAAGCAACACAACAAATCGATTGGCAAAAGGAAGCCAAAGAAGCTAAAGAAAAAGTCCAACAATTAGAACAAGAAGTACAGCAATGCTTACAGGCTATGGAACGCCAAAAAGTAGAGTGGGAAAAAGTCCAAGAAGCACTACAAAAAACTCAAGAAAAATGGAGTCAACAACAGCTTCTTGTGGTTCAATGTCGTCAAGAGGTCAAACAAAAAGAAAAAGATTTGCAACAACAACAGGAGCAAATCACTCGTTTGCGTCAACAACAAGCTTTGTGGGAACAACGCTTACAAGAATTATCTTTTGCTACAAAAACAGAAACCGAATGGCAAAAAGAAAAAGCGGCATATGAAGCACAAAGCCAAGCGTGGCAAGAAAAAATCCAACAACAAAAAACAATGATTGTGACGTTGGAGAAAACTTGTCATCAATTGTTACAAACGCATCAAGAATTACAGTTGCAGCAACAAAATGAAGACTTTGCGTTAGGAAAACGAGTGGAAGAAAAGAAAGCAATGGAAGAAGAATTACAAACGGTGCTTTCTTATATTCAAAAACAATACCAATGTTCTGCTGAAGTCGTGCAACAAACATGGAAACAACCTCACGATGTAAAAGCGGCAAAAGAAGAGTATGAAGCATTACAACGCTCTTTAGTTCAATTGGGTTCTGTTGATACAGAAGCCTATGACCGTTTCTTAGAAGTGGAAGAACGTTATCAATTTATGAACGAACAAAAAAATGACTTGGTGACCGCAAAAGAACAACTATTGGAGACGATGCGTTTATTAGAAGAAGAGATGAAACATAAGTTCATCGTCACTTTTGAAAAAGTAAATGCAAAATTCCAAGAACTCTTCCCTAAAATGTTCCATGGCGGAAGAGCTCAGTTGATTTTAACCGAACCAAATCAACCTTTAGAAACAGGTCTTGATTTAGTCGTTGAACCAAAAGGAAAAAAAGAGAAACATTTACGTCTTTTATCTGGTGGAGAACGAGCATTAACTGCCATTACTTTATTATTAGCTACGATCCAAGTACGACCAGTACCGTTTTGTGTGCTCGATGAAGTAGAGGCGGCCTTGGATGAAGCCAATGTTCGTCGTTTTGCCTTATATTTACAAAACTTCTGCCAAGAAGAACAATTTTTAATGATCACTCACCGTAAAGGAACGATGGAAGTCGCTCAAGACTTATACGGAATTTCTATGAATCAAGAAGGGTGTTCACAAGTCTTATCTGTACGTTTAGGAGAAAAAAATGAAACAATGTATCATGATTGA
- the ruvB gene encoding Holliday junction branch migration DNA helicase RuvB, with the protein MDERLVTQDWSIEDGEEKSIRPLSFQEYIGQEKLKEELEIYIAAAKHRDEPLDHVLLYGPPGLGKTTMANIIANELGVGFQATSGPAIEKSGDLVSLLNELQPGDVLFIDEIHRLPKLVEEMLYTAMEDYYVDIIAGQGEMSHPIRFPVPPFTLVGATTRAGMLSAPLRARFGILGHMEYYSEEELATILFRSAAILETEIDFPGAKALACRSRGTPRIANRLLKRVRDYALIRGDGMITEEMTQSSLSLLGIDEAGLDATDQQLLKTLIEDYHGGPVGMKTLAMNISEEYETLEDMYEPYLLQQGFLQRTPRGRIATRKSYEHFGYPFPEEA; encoded by the coding sequence ATGGATGAACGATTAGTCACTCAAGATTGGTCGATAGAAGATGGAGAAGAAAAAAGTATTCGTCCTTTATCTTTCCAAGAATATATCGGACAAGAAAAATTAAAAGAGGAATTAGAAATCTATATTGCGGCCGCAAAACATCGAGATGAGCCCCTTGATCACGTGCTGCTTTATGGACCTCCAGGATTAGGGAAAACTACGATGGCCAATATTATTGCCAATGAATTAGGAGTAGGTTTCCAAGCAACCAGCGGTCCAGCGATTGAAAAATCTGGCGATTTAGTTTCTCTATTAAATGAGCTACAACCAGGAGATGTGTTGTTTATTGATGAAATTCATCGTTTACCTAAATTAGTCGAAGAAATGCTATATACTGCAATGGAAGACTACTATGTCGATATTATTGCAGGGCAAGGAGAAATGAGTCATCCGATTCGTTTTCCTGTGCCTCCTTTTACCTTAGTGGGAGCGACTACAAGAGCAGGAATGCTTTCTGCTCCTTTACGCGCTCGTTTTGGTATTTTAGGGCATATGGAATACTATAGTGAAGAAGAACTAGCTACGATTTTATTCCGTTCAGCAGCGATTTTAGAGACAGAAATTGATTTTCCAGGCGCAAAAGCATTAGCGTGTCGCTCCCGTGGCACCCCTCGTATCGCCAATCGTTTATTGAAACGAGTGCGTGATTATGCACTAATTCGAGGCGATGGGATGATTACAGAAGAAATGACACAATCTTCTTTATCTTTATTGGGCATTGATGAAGCAGGATTAGATGCGACCGACCAACAGTTATTAAAAACGTTGATTGAAGATTATCATGGGGGTCCAGTGGGGATGAAGACGCTAGCGATGAATATTAGCGAAGAGTATGAAACCTTGGAAGATATGTATGAGCCTTATCTTTTACAACAAGGATTTTTACAACGTACGCCTCGAGGAAGAATTGCGACAAGAAAGAGCTATGAACATTTTGGTTATCCTTTTCCTGAGGAAGCATAA
- the rnc gene encoding ribonuclease III, with protein sequence MESLKRLLQDQYQIQFKNERLLKEAFTHSSYANEHREEQLPCNERLEYLGDAVLELLVSTYLFKEYPELPEGKLTRFRAAIVKEDSLAYFAKEVHFDEHIFLGKGEEKANGRQRPALLCDLFEAFLGALYLDQGLEKVQAFLDQVMFPKVKSGTFTSAVDYKTKLQELLQKQGEVKIQYQLVAEEGPAHNRSFKMAVYCDGNLLSVGTGRSKKQAEQIAAQKAIQEWQERG encoded by the coding sequence ATGGAATCGCTCAAACGATTATTACAAGATCAATATCAAATTCAATTTAAAAATGAACGTTTATTAAAAGAAGCATTTACCCATTCTTCTTATGCCAATGAGCATCGAGAAGAACAATTACCTTGCAATGAACGTTTAGAATATTTAGGAGATGCCGTGTTAGAACTGTTGGTATCTACTTATCTTTTTAAAGAATATCCAGAATTACCGGAAGGAAAATTAACTCGTTTTCGTGCGGCTATTGTAAAAGAAGATAGTCTCGCTTATTTTGCCAAAGAAGTTCATTTTGATGAACATATTTTTCTTGGCAAAGGAGAAGAAAAAGCGAATGGACGTCAACGTCCAGCTTTATTATGTGATTTATTCGAAGCTTTTTTAGGGGCGTTATATTTAGACCAAGGGCTAGAAAAAGTCCAAGCCTTTTTAGATCAAGTGATGTTCCCGAAAGTGAAGAGTGGTACGTTCACTTCTGCCGTTGACTATAAAACAAAATTACAAGAATTATTACAAAAACAAGGTGAAGTGAAAATTCAATATCAACTAGTGGCAGAAGAAGGGCCTGCCCACAATCGTTCCTTTAAAATGGCTGTTTATTGTGATGGAAACTTATTATCTGTCGGTACAGGAAGAAGTAAAAAACAAGCTGAACAAATTGCTGCACAAAAAGCAATTCAAGAATGGCAAGAAAGAGGTTAA
- the ftsY gene encoding signal recognition particle-docking protein FtsY: MGLFDKLKKAFLGETKEEKEEEKKVKEEPAEEIEDPIAEDVVTEELATTEETKEEEAQALETEEKAEEVLQEKEESSKEPQEPKETSELEETEEEENKEDASVKEETEEQVEEVVSSKENTEVEEEPKEVEEKEEEIPSIAKEVEETLEEVSVSEETIIEEEMAQEAATGEELAAEEAVEEKEETQDKYEHGLEKTRKTFGERLNALLANFRRVDEDFFEELEDTLITSDVGFQTALQLTDTLRDEVKLQNAKKPAQVQNVIIEKMVDLYEANGSGLDSRLHFAPEGPTIFLFVGVNGAGKTTTIGKLAHQMKSEGKKVLLAAADTFRAGAIHQLEVWGERAGVEVVAGQEGGDPSAVVFDAVEKAKAENYDVLLVDTAGRLQNKVNLMNELAKMKRIIQRELPEAPQEVLLVLDATTGQNALSQAKQFNEATELTGLVLTKLDGTAKGGIVLAIRNELKIPVKLVGLGEKITDLSPFDAEQFAYGLFKGLWKED, encoded by the coding sequence ATGGGATTATTTGACAAACTGAAAAAAGCATTCCTTGGAGAAACAAAAGAGGAAAAAGAAGAAGAAAAAAAAGTAAAAGAAGAACCAGCAGAAGAGATTGAAGATCCGATTGCTGAAGATGTCGTAACCGAAGAATTGGCAACGACAGAAGAAACAAAAGAAGAGGAAGCACAAGCGTTAGAAACAGAAGAAAAAGCAGAGGAAGTGCTACAAGAAAAAGAAGAATCTTCAAAAGAACCTCAAGAGCCAAAAGAAACTTCTGAGCTAGAAGAGACAGAGGAAGAAGAAAACAAAGAAGATGCTTCTGTGAAAGAAGAAACGGAAGAACAAGTCGAAGAAGTAGTTTCTTCAAAAGAAAATACAGAAGTAGAAGAAGAGCCAAAAGAGGTAGAAGAAAAAGAAGAAGAAATTCCTTCGATTGCAAAAGAAGTAGAAGAAACCCTAGAAGAAGTCTCTGTGTCTGAAGAAACTATCATCGAAGAAGAAATGGCTCAAGAAGCTGCTACAGGAGAAGAATTAGCAGCAGAAGAAGCAGTAGAAGAAAAAGAAGAAACACAAGATAAATATGAGCACGGGTTGGAAAAAACACGTAAAACTTTTGGAGAACGTTTAAATGCGTTATTAGCAAACTTCCGTCGTGTTGATGAAGACTTCTTTGAAGAATTGGAAGATACTTTGATTACTTCTGATGTTGGTTTCCAAACTGCACTACAATTGACTGATACATTGCGCGATGAAGTGAAATTGCAAAATGCGAAAAAACCAGCGCAGGTGCAAAATGTCATCATTGAAAAAATGGTCGACCTTTATGAAGCCAATGGCAGTGGATTAGATAGTCGTCTTCATTTTGCGCCAGAAGGACCAACGATTTTCTTATTTGTTGGAGTTAATGGAGCAGGAAAAACAACAACAATCGGAAAATTAGCTCATCAAATGAAATCTGAAGGCAAAAAAGTCTTATTAGCCGCTGCAGATACTTTCCGTGCTGGTGCGATTCACCAATTAGAAGTATGGGGAGAACGTGCGGGTGTAGAAGTGGTTGCCGGTCAAGAAGGTGGCGATCCTTCAGCGGTAGTATTTGACGCTGTAGAAAAAGCGAAGGCAGAAAATTATGATGTCTTATTAGTTGATACCGCAGGACGTTTACAAAATAAAGTGAACTTGATGAATGAGTTAGCGAAAATGAAACGTATCATTCAACGCGAATTACCAGAAGCACCGCAAGAAGTGCTATTAGTTCTAGATGCAACAACAGGACAAAATGCCTTAAGTCAGGCTAAACAGTTTAATGAAGCGACAGAATTAACAGGCTTAGTGTTGACAAAACTAGATGGTACAGCCAAAGGTGGAATTGTGTTAGCGATTCGTAATGAATTAAAAATTCCAGTGAAATTAGTCGGTTTAGGAGAAAAAATTACTGATTTATCTCCATTTGATGCCGAACAATTTGCTTATGGATTATTCAAAGGATTGTGGAAAGAAGATTAA
- a CDS encoding Cof-type HAD-IIB family hydrolase, producing MKQCIMIDLDGTLLKPDKTVGEKTKAVIRQYKNDHQIVISTGRPLPAVKGLLEELGLWEEGQYVVTYNGGRIDCLGANPQVLKNSQLDKEELAPIWDFAKKEGLSFHLVNESTMYYDKENTDPFYRELNAKMEQVAMSQLPTGSFNKVVLVGDKEILPLLAKKGQEELPQYLWLQTMPNLLEVSSKEVGKEQALQFLQQELGLKKEQMVAIGDEENDRLMLEQAGLGIAMGNAKPEIKKIADVITTSNADEGVAEAFLRWI from the coding sequence ATGAAACAATGTATCATGATTGATTTAGATGGCACATTATTAAAGCCAGATAAAACGGTTGGCGAAAAAACAAAAGCGGTGATTCGCCAATATAAAAACGACCATCAAATCGTTATTAGCACAGGGCGTCCTCTCCCAGCTGTAAAAGGATTATTAGAAGAATTAGGATTATGGGAAGAAGGACAATATGTAGTAACTTATAATGGTGGAAGAATTGACTGTTTAGGAGCAAATCCGCAAGTATTAAAAAATAGTCAATTAGACAAGGAAGAATTGGCACCGATTTGGGATTTTGCGAAAAAAGAAGGATTGAGTTTCCATCTTGTTAATGAAAGTACGATGTATTATGACAAAGAAAATACAGATCCTTTTTATCGTGAATTAAATGCCAAAATGGAACAAGTCGCGATGTCACAATTACCTACAGGATCTTTTAATAAAGTCGTACTCGTGGGAGATAAAGAAATACTTCCTTTATTAGCGAAAAAAGGACAAGAAGAATTACCACAATATCTTTGGTTACAAACTATGCCCAATTTATTAGAGGTGTCTTCAAAAGAAGTAGGAAAAGAACAAGCGTTACAGTTTTTACAACAAGAATTGGGCTTGAAAAAAGAACAGATGGTGGCCATTGGCGATGAAGAAAATGACCGTCTAATGTTAGAACAAGCTGGATTGGGCATTGCGATGGGGAATGCCAAACCAGAAATTAAAAAAATTGCGGATGTCATTACGACTTCTAATGCTGACGAAGGAGTCGCAGAAGCATTTCTTCGTTGGATTTAA
- a CDS encoding glycosyltransferase family 2 protein, whose product MKKLSIIIPCYNEEETVDLFYQGVEKVKSQLPISVEYEYLFVNDGSKDQTLARLRALQKEDPEQVHYLSFSRNFGKEAALYAGLQRSTGDYVVVMDADLQDPPEMLIEMMNLLEEDENLDCVGTRRMNREGEPVIRSFFANCFYKMINWISETKMLSGVRDYRMMRRPMVDAVLELTEVNRFSKGIFSWVGFETKYLSYQNVERVAGETSWSFWSLFRYSLEGIVNFSDVPLVLSTILGLITCLGALIGLIVIITKTLLFGDPTAGWPSLACIVLFIGGLQLFCLGIVGKYIGKIFSETKKRPIYIVKEEK is encoded by the coding sequence ATGAAGAAATTATCAATTATTATTCCTTGTTATAATGAAGAAGAGACAGTCGATTTGTTTTACCAGGGAGTAGAAAAAGTAAAGTCGCAATTGCCAATATCTGTTGAATACGAATATTTGTTTGTTAATGATGGATCAAAAGATCAAACGTTAGCGCGTTTGCGCGCGTTGCAAAAAGAAGATCCTGAGCAAGTGCATTATCTTTCTTTCTCTCGTAATTTTGGTAAAGAAGCTGCACTCTATGCTGGATTACAACGTTCTACAGGAGATTACGTAGTTGTAATGGATGCTGATTTACAAGACCCACCAGAAATGTTAATTGAGATGATGAACTTATTAGAAGAAGATGAAAACTTAGATTGCGTGGGTACACGACGAATGAATCGTGAAGGAGAACCGGTTATTCGTAGTTTTTTTGCTAATTGCTTCTATAAGATGATTAATTGGATTTCAGAAACAAAAATGTTGAGTGGTGTGCGTGATTATCGGATGATGCGTCGTCCAATGGTAGATGCAGTATTGGAACTGACTGAAGTGAATCGTTTTTCTAAAGGAATTTTTAGTTGGGTTGGTTTTGAAACGAAATACTTATCTTATCAAAATGTTGAACGTGTAGCTGGAGAAACTTCTTGGTCTTTTTGGAGCTTGTTCCGTTATTCCCTAGAAGGGATTGTTAATTTTTCGGATGTTCCTTTAGTTTTATCAACGATTTTAGGATTAATTACTTGTCTCGGTGCTTTAATTGGCTTAATTGTAATTATTACAAAAACTTTATTATTTGGTGATCCTACAGCAGGCTGGCCTTCATTAGCTTGTATCGTGTTATTTATTGGTGGATTACAACTTTTTTGTTTGGGTATTGTTGGTAAGTATATTGGTAAAATTTTTAGTGAAACTAAAAAGCGACCAATTTATATTGTAAAAGAGGAGAAATAG